From a single Cyclobacterium marinum DSM 745 genomic region:
- a CDS encoding phytoene desaturase family protein, with translation MDATYDAVVVGAGPNGLSAAIVLQKHGLNVLLIEGKETIGGGMRTMELTLPGFKHDVCSAIHPMAAAAPFFKTLPLEEYGLEYIHPLTPAGHPLPDGTVASLHRSLSETADQLGRDRKTYINLLKPLVEHWEGLASDFLSPLKIPSNPIKLARFGLSALQPATMLAKKFKETKTRALWAGMAAHGIQPLTNITTSAIGMVLMAAGHHVGWPMLKGGSQSLANALADYFESLGGKIEKGKMITDFGQIPDAKMVMFDLSPKNLLQIAGGKFSSLYRWQLNRYRYGMGVFKMDFALSQPIPWQSKELKGAGTVHLGGTLEDISNSERLTWEGKYTDNPYVLLAQQSLFDTTRSPEGFHTGWAYCHVPSGSEVDMSTVIENQIEKYAPGFKETIIGKHTFNTKEIEDYNPNYIGGDINAGVQDWSQLFTRPAVRISPYRTSNKNIYICSASTPPGGGVHGMGGYYAAKRAIQDLF, from the coding sequence ATGGATGCTACTTATGATGCTGTAGTTGTTGGGGCAGGGCCTAATGGACTATCAGCAGCAATTGTTTTACAAAAACATGGATTAAATGTTCTTCTAATTGAAGGAAAAGAAACAATTGGTGGTGGTATGCGGACCATGGAACTTACGCTTCCCGGTTTTAAACATGATGTTTGTTCTGCAATTCACCCCATGGCAGCTGCAGCACCATTTTTCAAGACTTTGCCTTTGGAAGAATACGGACTGGAATATATCCACCCGTTAACCCCTGCAGGACATCCATTACCGGATGGAACGGTGGCATCCTTGCATCGGTCCTTAAGTGAAACGGCAGATCAATTGGGAAGGGATAGGAAAACCTATATTAACTTATTGAAGCCTCTTGTTGAGCATTGGGAGGGCTTGGCTTCCGATTTTTTGTCACCACTTAAAATTCCTAGCAATCCAATTAAGCTTGCCCGTTTTGGCCTCAGTGCCTTACAGCCGGCTACGATGCTTGCCAAAAAATTTAAAGAAACAAAAACCCGTGCACTATGGGCCGGGATGGCAGCTCATGGAATCCAGCCCTTGACCAATATTACTACCTCTGCCATCGGTATGGTGTTAATGGCTGCGGGTCATCATGTTGGTTGGCCCATGTTAAAAGGTGGCTCACAATCCTTGGCAAATGCTTTAGCCGATTATTTCGAGTCCTTGGGAGGTAAAATTGAAAAAGGGAAGATGATTACTGATTTTGGTCAAATCCCCGATGCCAAAATGGTAATGTTTGACCTGAGTCCTAAAAATCTATTACAAATAGCCGGAGGGAAATTTTCAAGTTTATACCGCTGGCAGCTGAATCGCTACCGATATGGGATGGGAGTATTTAAGATGGACTTTGCACTTTCTCAGCCCATACCCTGGCAGTCAAAAGAGCTAAAAGGAGCGGGTACCGTTCACCTGGGAGGGACACTTGAAGATATATCAAATTCCGAAAGGCTGACTTGGGAAGGGAAGTATACAGATAACCCATACGTGCTTTTGGCGCAACAAAGCCTATTTGATACGACCCGCTCTCCGGAGGGATTTCATACGGGTTGGGCTTATTGTCATGTACCCTCAGGTTCTGAAGTCGATATGTCAACAGTGATTGAGAACCAAATTGAGAAATATGCCCCGGGCTTTAAGGAAACCATCATAGGTAAGCATACTTTCAATACCAAGGAGATAGAAGACTACAACCCCAATTACATTGGTGGAGACATCAATGCTGGTGTTCAGGATTGGTCCCAATTGTTTACCAGACCGGCTGTAAGGATATCTCCCTACAGAACATCTAACAAAAACATTTACATTTGTTCTGCTTCAACTCCTCCGGGAGGAGGGGTACATGGAATGGGTGGTTATTATGCGGCCAAAAGAGCCATTCAAGATTTGTTTTAA
- a CDS encoding xanthine dehydrogenase family protein molybdopterin-binding subunit — MAFTDNKLDRRSFLKVSALAGGGMMLSFSWLAGCQPKSEDVLTMPDEWFELNSYIKIGDNGVVTLFNPNPEFGSNVKTSLPMLLAEELDVDWKMVTVEQADFYPERFDRQFTGGSQGIRQGWIPLRTAGATARKLIVQAAAQSWNVAEGEITTNQGIVKHITSGKRAGYGEMASLAGTLDTPDPETVKLKEISDFKIIGKSKKNVDGDKIVTGKSIFSIDHKVSGMKYAAIVHPPAFGMKLVDFDRSSVVSLPGIQDAFKINVFKDDYARNFFDTTTFPELIAIVGNSTWEVMQAKKSIKAEWEPASTGTFPMAGRGGENIEVKVPAGLESSSIHKKNMADYHAKPGQVRRKDGDPESAFKRATKVIERTYTAPFLAHNTMEPMNAFADVKGDKAVIYGPTQAPDFIMGTLSSSLGIPRENIQIKLARMGGGFGRRAYSHHFVEAALISQKIQAPVKMTYTREDDMSAGVYRPTYSATYKAALDNENNLLAFHVKAGGIPESPLHANRFPAGAVENYLAESWQIESNITIGAFRAPRSNFIAGAEQSFLDELAEVMDKDPIDFRLELLEKAATNPVGDNNDYDPKRYAGVLKLVRDKSNWEKPSPGIHRGVSAYFCHNSYVAEVIDISIVDNQPVVENVFAAVDCGVVVNPDAAANMGEGAIVDGIGNAFYGEMAFENGAPTKRNFDKYRMIRHSEAPKNIEVYFVENNENPTGLGEPLFPPVFAALGNSLYNATGKRLYEQPFYPQIKQIQNFKM; from the coding sequence ATGGCTTTTACAGATAATAAATTAGATAGAAGATCATTCCTGAAAGTTTCTGCCTTGGCCGGAGGAGGTATGATGCTTAGTTTTAGTTGGCTAGCGGGTTGTCAACCAAAGTCGGAAGATGTGCTGACCATGCCGGATGAATGGTTTGAATTGAATAGTTATATTAAAATTGGAGACAATGGGGTGGTTACTCTATTTAACCCCAACCCTGAATTTGGCTCCAATGTAAAAACTTCTTTACCTATGTTGTTGGCTGAAGAGTTGGATGTAGATTGGAAAATGGTCACCGTTGAACAGGCAGATTTTTATCCTGAAAGGTTTGACAGGCAGTTTACAGGGGGGAGTCAGGGGATAAGGCAGGGTTGGATTCCTTTACGTACAGCGGGAGCTACTGCAAGGAAACTGATTGTGCAGGCTGCAGCCCAAAGTTGGAATGTGGCGGAAGGTGAAATAACTACCAATCAAGGAATTGTTAAACACATAACCTCTGGGAAGAGAGCGGGGTATGGAGAAATGGCCTCATTGGCTGGAACACTGGATACACCGGATCCTGAAACCGTTAAATTAAAGGAAATTTCTGATTTCAAAATCATCGGGAAATCCAAAAAGAATGTTGATGGAGATAAAATTGTAACCGGTAAATCAATTTTTTCGATTGACCATAAAGTTTCCGGTATGAAGTATGCAGCCATTGTGCATCCTCCTGCATTTGGGATGAAGCTAGTGGATTTTGACAGGAGTTCTGTGGTCTCATTGCCGGGGATTCAGGATGCTTTTAAGATCAATGTTTTTAAAGATGATTATGCAAGAAATTTTTTCGATACCACGACCTTTCCAGAGCTTATAGCCATTGTTGGCAACTCAACTTGGGAAGTCATGCAAGCCAAAAAAAGTATTAAAGCAGAATGGGAACCCGCTTCTACAGGTACTTTCCCTATGGCAGGTAGAGGTGGAGAAAATATTGAGGTGAAGGTTCCGGCAGGATTGGAAAGCTCCAGTATTCATAAAAAAAATATGGCCGATTATCACGCTAAGCCGGGACAGGTTCGAAGAAAAGATGGGGATCCCGAAAGTGCATTCAAGCGGGCGACTAAAGTGATTGAACGTACTTATACCGCTCCTTTTTTGGCACACAATACCATGGAACCAATGAATGCCTTTGCAGATGTGAAAGGTGACAAGGCTGTCATTTACGGGCCTACACAAGCGCCGGATTTTATTATGGGAACGCTTTCCAGTAGCTTGGGGATTCCTCGGGAAAATATACAAATAAAGCTGGCCAGAATGGGTGGAGGTTTTGGCCGTAGGGCATATAGTCATCATTTTGTGGAGGCGGCATTGATTTCTCAAAAAATTCAGGCTCCTGTAAAAATGACCTATACCCGTGAAGACGACATGAGTGCAGGGGTATACCGGCCCACCTATTCAGCGACCTATAAGGCTGCATTGGATAACGAAAACAACCTTTTGGCATTTCATGTAAAGGCAGGAGGAATTCCTGAATCTCCATTGCATGCAAATAGATTTCCTGCCGGAGCTGTAGAAAACTACCTTGCCGAAAGTTGGCAAATTGAATCAAATATAACTATAGGAGCTTTTCGTGCACCGAGGTCCAACTTTATTGCAGGTGCTGAGCAAAGTTTCCTGGATGAACTTGCGGAAGTGATGGACAAAGATCCCATCGATTTTCGTCTTGAACTGCTTGAAAAAGCAGCGACCAACCCTGTGGGTGATAATAATGATTATGATCCAAAACGGTATGCAGGAGTCTTGAAACTTGTTCGGGATAAATCTAATTGGGAGAAACCTTCACCCGGAATTCACCGTGGTGTATCTGCCTATTTCTGTCATAATTCGTATGTGGCCGAGGTGATTGATATTTCTATTGTTGACAATCAGCCCGTCGTTGAAAATGTCTTTGCTGCTGTTGACTGTGGGGTAGTAGTTAACCCGGACGCTGCGGCCAATATGGGAGAAGGAGCAATTGTTGATGGAATAGGGAATGCATTTTATGGTGAAATGGCCTTTGAAAATGGTGCACCAACAAAAAGGAATTTTGATAAATACCGAATGATCCGCCATAGCGAAGCACCCAAAAATATTGAAGTGTACTTTGTAGAAAATAATGAGAACCCTACCGGTTTGGGTGAGCCTTTATTTCCACCGGTATTTGCTGCATTGGGAAATTCTCTTTACAACGCGACAGGGAAAAGGCTTTATGAGCAACCTTTTTATCCACAAATCAAACAAATACAAAATTTTAAAATGTAA
- a CDS encoding (2Fe-2S)-binding protein — translation MAQFKLKINGKLHQVDVDPNTPMLWVLRDHLDLVGTKFGCGIAQCGACTIHMDGNAVRACQLPVSSVEEAEITTIEGLSEKGDHPVQKAWMEHDVPQCGYCQAGQIMSASALLKKNPSPNDEEINQAMNGNICRCGTYTRIRAAIKTASQNA, via the coding sequence ATGGCACAATTCAAGCTTAAAATTAACGGGAAATTGCATCAGGTAGACGTAGACCCAAATACACCAATGCTTTGGGTTTTGAGAGATCATTTGGATCTGGTAGGAACTAAATTTGGCTGTGGTATTGCCCAATGTGGTGCTTGTACCATTCATATGGATGGAAATGCTGTAAGGGCTTGTCAATTACCAGTATCTTCCGTGGAAGAGGCTGAGATTACAACCATTGAAGGGCTTTCTGAGAAAGGAGACCATCCCGTTCAAAAAGCATGGATGGAACATGATGTACCACAATGCGGATATTGTCAAGCAGGGCAAATCATGTCAGCTTCAGCCCTTTTGAAGAAGAACCCTAGTCCAAATGATGAAGAGATTAACCAGGCCATGAATGGTAATATATGCCGATGTGGAACCTATACGAGAATTAGAGCTGCAATTAAAACTGCCTCCCAAAACGCTTAA